The DNA sequence TAATGCCCTAAAGGTTCAAAGTGTCCATATCCAATTGTTGAATTTTTTATTGTCTCTTTATATAAAATTTCACATTTGTCAAAATTTATATCTATGTTAAATCTTCTCTTTATTAATTCTTTCAATACTTCTAGTTGTATTTTTCCCATAACATGTATGTGTATTTCTCTTAATGTTTCATTCCAAATAACATTTAAAGATGGTTCTTCTTGAGTTAAAATTTTAAATATATTTATTACTTCTTTTATATTTAAATCTTTACTGTATATAACTTTAGATTTTAAAGTTGGAACCATTTCAAATTTTTCTTTATTTTTAAATTTTCTTTTGATATTTTCAAATTGTAAACTACTATCAAATAGATAATCTCCAACTGAAGCTTCATTTAGTCCTATTAATGCACATACATCTCCTGAACATACTTCATTTATATTTTCAAATTTAATCCCATTATAAATTCTTATTCCATTTATTTTCTCAATAATTCCCTTTTCTTCTTTTAAATATTTAATCTCATCTTTTACTTCTAATTTACCACTTATAACTTTTATATAAGTTACTCTATTTTTAGAGTTATCATATTTTACCTTATATATCTTTCCCAGGAAATCTTCTTCATTGTTACAATAAGTTTTAGTTAGATAGTCAAATTTTTCTAAGAATTCTTTAATTCCTATATCTTTCAGTGCTGATCCTGTTAATATAGGATAAATATTACACTTTTTTATATTTTCAATCAGAGAGCTTATCCATACATCTTTTTCATACTTATCATTAAAATACATTTCTAATATATTTTCATCATTTTCAGCTATAAACTCAATAAGTTCATTACTTAAATCTATATCTCCATTTTCGATTATTAAATTATCACTTAAACTTATCACATTATCACTTAAACTTATTTTAATATCTTCTATTAATCCCTCTATATCACAACCTTCTCTATCTATCTTATTTAAAAATAAAAAGGTCGGTATATTATTTTTTTTGAGCAATCTAAATACAGTCTTTGTATGTGATTGTATTTTTTCTACACAACTAATAACAATAACAGCATAATCTATTATACTTATAGATCTTTCCATTTCAGGTGAAAAATCTATATGCCCTGGAGTATCTATTAAATAATATTGTGAATTATTATAAGTAAACTTTCCTTGGTCAGAAAATATAGTTATTCCTCTTTGTTTTTCTATTTCATGATTAT is a window from the Paraclostridium sordellii genome containing:
- a CDS encoding GTP-binding protein, with the protein product MKKTVGVFAHVDAGKTTFCEQILFNTNSIKNRGRVDDKNSFLDNHEIEKQRGITIFSDQGKFTYNNSQYYLIDTPGHIDFSPEMERSISIIDYAVIVISCVEKIQSHTKTVFRLLKKNNIPTFLFLNKIDREGCDIEGLIEDIKISLSDNVISLSDNLIIENGDIDLSNELIEFIAENDENILEMYFNDKYEKDVWISSLIENIKKCNIYPILTGSALKDIGIKEFLEKFDYLTKTYCNNEEDFLGKIYKVKYDNSKNRVTYIKVISGKLEVKDEIKYLKEEKGIIEKINGIRIYNGIKFENINEVCSGDVCALIGLNEASVGDYLFDSSLQFENIKRKFKNKEKFEMVPTLKSKVIYSKDLNIKEVINIFKILTQEEPSLNVIWNETLREIHIHVMGKIQLEVLKELIKRRFNIDINFDKCEILYKETIKNSTIGYGHFEPLGHYSEVHLKLEPLNANEGVKFKSIAHVDELSIGHQNLVKTHIFEKEHKGILGGFPITDMEITLITGRAHKKHTSGGDFREATFRALRQGLEQVENELLEPYYRFKIEIDSNYLGKVMSDIQKLHGEFEDPLMKQDLCIVEGIGPVSTFMDYPLELLSFTKGNSNISFVFGEYRPCHNTEEVLSLKGYVKDSDIEYTSNSIFCSKGQGYVVKGSEVKDYMHCLK